In Opitutaceae bacterium TAV5, one genomic interval encodes:
- a CDS encoding peptide transporter has product MSQFMKPVLLVLLLTATAASHAQTYEQVAPQTPAPAEPAPPVLPVPQPEPESGDDRVLTPALLGLVFVTDPAGVRPEGVSIDGIHMPSGLLLDTPAFREKLETRLGKPLTLGGLREITREAVLAYRAADRPIVDVAAPEQNIRSGTIQLLVTEGRLGEVRAEGNRWFSSGRLTGEVRIAPGESISGSELLDDLAWLNQNPFRRVDLVFARGAQPGETDVILRTQDRRPWRVYAGYDDSGTPLTDEDRLFAGFNWGDVFGLDHQLNYQFTTSPDFEKMVAHSASYVVPLPWRHTLTLFGSYAKSEPDIPPFNLEGTSWQAGLRYRVPLRSWQGVEHAVSAGFDFKRSDNNLAFGGMSVFAQATDVVQLVLGYEASLADRLGVTSAAFTVALSPGGIGGHNDDADYAAARSYAEARYAWARLALERTTRLPQEFSWVVRAEAQLASGNLLGSEQLGFGGASSLRGYDEREANGDSGFILVNELHGPAFSVARHLGFTRASDRLVPLVFLDAGVAVIADTLPGEERTRELLSTGIGLRYTLAANIVARFDYGWQLRDSGVSPTGDNQRGHVSVTVAW; this is encoded by the coding sequence ATGAGCCAATTCATGAAACCCGTCCTCCTTGTCCTCCTCCTGACGGCGACTGCCGCGTCGCATGCGCAGACCTACGAGCAGGTGGCGCCGCAGACGCCGGCTCCGGCGGAGCCGGCCCCGCCGGTCCTGCCCGTGCCGCAGCCGGAACCGGAGTCCGGCGACGACCGCGTGCTCACGCCCGCCCTGCTCGGTCTGGTTTTCGTGACCGACCCGGCCGGGGTCAGGCCGGAAGGCGTATCAATTGATGGAATACACATGCCCTCCGGTCTGCTGCTCGACACGCCGGCCTTCCGCGAAAAACTGGAGACGCGGCTGGGGAAACCCCTGACGCTGGGCGGGCTCCGGGAGATCACGCGCGAGGCGGTGCTGGCGTATCGGGCCGCGGACCGGCCGATCGTCGATGTGGCCGCGCCGGAGCAGAACATCCGGTCGGGCACGATCCAGCTCCTCGTCACCGAGGGGCGGCTGGGAGAGGTGCGCGCGGAAGGCAACCGCTGGTTTTCCTCCGGACGGCTGACCGGTGAGGTGCGCATCGCACCCGGCGAGTCCATCTCCGGGTCGGAGCTGCTCGACGACCTGGCCTGGCTCAACCAGAACCCGTTCCGGCGGGTGGATCTGGTGTTCGCGCGCGGCGCGCAACCCGGGGAGACCGACGTGATCCTGCGCACGCAGGACCGGCGTCCCTGGCGGGTGTATGCCGGCTACGACGACTCGGGCACCCCGCTCACCGACGAGGACCGGCTGTTCGCCGGCTTCAACTGGGGTGATGTTTTCGGCCTGGACCACCAGCTCAATTACCAGTTCACCACGAGTCCCGATTTCGAAAAAATGGTGGCGCACTCCGCCAGCTATGTCGTGCCGCTGCCCTGGAGACACACGCTGACGCTCTTTGGCAGCTATGCGAAGAGCGAGCCGGACATCCCGCCTTTCAATCTGGAAGGCACCTCCTGGCAGGCGGGATTGCGTTACCGGGTGCCGCTGCGTTCCTGGCAGGGAGTCGAGCATGCGGTTTCGGCGGGTTTTGACTTCAAGCGCAGCGACAACAACCTGGCGTTCGGCGGCATGTCGGTGTTCGCGCAGGCGACCGATGTCGTGCAACTGGTTTTGGGATACGAGGCGAGCCTGGCGGACCGTCTGGGAGTGACCTCGGCTGCGTTCACCGTGGCGCTGAGCCCTGGCGGCATCGGTGGCCACAACGACGATGCCGACTACGCGGCGGCGCGCTCGTACGCCGAAGCGCGCTACGCCTGGGCGCGCCTCGCGCTGGAACGCACCACGCGGCTGCCGCAGGAGTTTTCCTGGGTGGTGCGGGCCGAGGCGCAGCTTGCGAGCGGCAACCTGCTGGGCAGCGAGCAGCTCGGGTTTGGCGGAGCATCGTCGCTGCGCGGCTACGACGAGCGCGAGGCCAACGGCGATAGCGGCTTCATCCTCGTGAACGAACTGCACGGTCCGGCGTTTTCCGTGGCACGGCATCTCGGCTTCACACGCGCAAGCGACCGGCTGGTGCCGCTGGTGTTTCTCGACGCGGGCGTGGCGGTGATCGCCGACACGCTGCCGGGGGAGGAGCGCACGCGCGAGCTGCTGAGCACGGGTATTGGCCTGCGCTATACGCTGGCGGCGAACATCGTCGCCCGGTTCGACTACGGCTGGCAGTTGCGCGACAGCGGCGTGTCCCCGACCGGTGACAACCAGCGTGGCCATGTGAGCGTGACGGTGGCCTGGTGA
- a CDS encoding RNA polymerase subunit sigma-24, translating to MNQAPDALSVHGLIAEALVRHEATLFRYATRLLHDADQARDIVQETFAALGSTPPAAWADHTGAWLFTVCRRKALNVLRKQGRMTLLDDEATGRIPSPEADPAALLQHAEDRQQILALVSALPPAQREIVRLRYQEGFSYQEIGEITGRSANHVGVLLHTAVQSMRREWEASNNR from the coding sequence ATGAACCAGGCTCCCGACGCTCTTTCCGTTCACGGTCTGATCGCCGAAGCCCTTGTGCGGCACGAAGCGACGTTGTTCCGCTACGCGACCCGACTCCTGCACGATGCCGACCAGGCTCGCGACATCGTGCAGGAGACCTTTGCCGCTCTCGGCTCCACGCCTCCCGCGGCGTGGGCCGATCACACCGGCGCATGGCTCTTCACCGTCTGCCGGCGCAAGGCACTCAACGTCTTGCGCAAGCAGGGGCGCATGACGCTTCTCGACGACGAAGCCACCGGCCGCATCCCGTCACCCGAAGCCGATCCCGCCGCTCTCCTCCAGCATGCCGAAGACCGGCAACAGATCCTCGCCCTCGTCTCCGCCCTCCCTCCCGCCCAGCGCGAAATCGTCCGGCTCCGCTACCAGGAAGGTTTCAGCTACCAGGAAATCGGCGAGATCACCGGCCGCTCCGCCAATCACGTCGGCGTGCTCCTGCATACGGCCGTCCAGTCCATGCGCCGCGAATGGGAGGCCAGCAACAACCGCTAG
- a CDS encoding DNA ligase translates to MSASPENSPAARIAALRAELARHDELYYRAARPELSDFDYDRLKRELADLEAQHPELATGESPTRRIGDDRAEGFARVRHRQAMMTLDNTYDDGELREFYARLLKTLAAAGAIDAGTGEARAENDAADADNARLACIVEPKIDGAAVSLTYEHGKLTRAVTRGDGSEGDDVTANVRTLRGLPHTLRAAPPVVAPPSPPAPAGPGPEDDLFSLAAAPAPASTPAAPVPVAPFPDLIEIRGEIFLREEEFRRINQQQEEAGEAAYANPRNLAAGTLKLLDSSVVASRRLEIVLYGLGACEPAPEQALAALATAAPPTPGWGFDSQTGFQRQLAAWGLPTVEKTWSVRGIEAVREAIAELDRLRRGFAYATDGAVVKLDLFAQQKILGYRGTDAAGRAQEARKLSPRWACAFKFPPDRAETRINAITIQVGRTGVLTPVAELDPVLLAGTTVKRATLHNADEIARKDVRIGDTVLIEKAGEIIPAVIGVVMDKRIPSCEPYCFPEKCPACGTPVVRVEGGVAWRCPNPHCPEKVRRRVAHFASKACLDIDGLGREIVDLLLEKKLITTIPDLFRLKVEDLLPLKKSGETWANNLINAIDARRTADLWRVIHGLGIPQVGATAAKTLARSFRSLDALAAAPLPDLVRLADFGEITAQAVRAWFDDGTNRELVADLQRAGLAPTPPAENAADSPAAGKTFVLTGTLPTLGREQATEKIEAAGGKVSGSVSKKTHYVVAGEEAGSKLEKARKLGVPVLDEEGLLRLLAGE, encoded by the coding sequence ATGTCCGCCTCTCCGGAAAATTCCCCCGCCGCCCGCATCGCCGCGCTCCGTGCCGAACTCGCCCGGCACGACGAACTCTACTACCGTGCCGCGCGTCCCGAACTGAGCGATTTCGACTACGACCGCCTGAAGCGCGAGCTCGCCGATCTCGAGGCGCAGCACCCGGAACTCGCCACCGGCGAATCGCCCACGCGCCGCATCGGTGACGATCGCGCCGAGGGGTTTGCCCGCGTGCGCCACCGGCAGGCGATGATGACGCTCGACAACACCTACGATGACGGCGAACTGCGCGAGTTCTACGCCCGCCTGCTCAAGACCCTGGCGGCGGCCGGCGCGATCGACGCCGGCACTGGCGAAGCCCGCGCCGAAAACGACGCGGCCGATGCCGACAACGCCCGGCTCGCCTGCATCGTCGAGCCCAAGATCGACGGCGCGGCCGTTTCCCTCACCTACGAACACGGCAAGCTCACCCGCGCGGTGACTCGCGGCGACGGCTCCGAAGGCGACGACGTAACGGCCAACGTCCGCACCCTCCGCGGCCTCCCGCACACCCTGCGCGCCGCGCCACCGGTGGTCGCCCCCCCCTCCCCCCCCGCGCCCGCCGGACCCGGACCGGAGGACGACCTGTTTTCGCTCGCCGCCGCCCCGGCTCCTGCCTCCACACCGGCGGCGCCGGTGCCCGTTGCCCCCTTCCCCGATCTGATCGAGATCCGCGGCGAAATTTTTCTGCGCGAGGAAGAATTTCGCCGGATCAACCAGCAGCAGGAGGAAGCGGGCGAAGCCGCCTACGCCAACCCGCGCAATCTCGCCGCCGGCACGCTCAAGCTGCTCGACTCTTCGGTGGTCGCCTCGCGCCGCCTCGAAATCGTGCTCTATGGACTCGGCGCGTGCGAACCCGCGCCCGAACAGGCGCTGGCGGCGCTGGCCACCGCGGCCCCCCCCACGCCCGGCTGGGGTTTCGATTCGCAGACCGGCTTCCAGCGACAACTCGCCGCCTGGGGGCTGCCGACGGTGGAAAAAACCTGGTCCGTGCGCGGCATCGAGGCCGTGCGCGAGGCCATCGCGGAGCTCGACCGGCTGCGGCGCGGCTTTGCCTACGCGACCGATGGGGCGGTGGTGAAACTCGATCTTTTCGCGCAGCAAAAAATCCTCGGCTACCGCGGCACCGACGCCGCCGGCCGCGCGCAGGAAGCCCGCAAGCTCTCGCCGCGCTGGGCCTGCGCCTTCAAGTTCCCGCCCGACCGCGCCGAGACGCGCATCAACGCCATCACCATCCAGGTCGGCCGCACCGGCGTGCTCACGCCCGTGGCCGAGCTCGATCCCGTGCTCCTTGCCGGCACCACCGTCAAACGCGCCACGCTGCACAATGCCGACGAGATCGCGCGCAAGGACGTGCGCATCGGCGACACCGTGCTCATCGAAAAGGCGGGCGAGATCATCCCGGCGGTCATCGGCGTTGTCATGGACAAGCGGATACCTTCGTGCGAACCCTACTGTTTCCCCGAAAAATGCCCCGCGTGCGGCACGCCTGTCGTGCGCGTCGAGGGCGGTGTGGCCTGGCGGTGCCCCAACCCGCATTGTCCGGAAAAAGTCCGCCGCCGCGTCGCGCATTTCGCCTCCAAAGCGTGCCTCGATATCGATGGTCTCGGCCGGGAGATTGTGGACCTGCTTCTGGAGAAGAAACTCATCACGACGATCCCCGACCTGTTCCGGCTGAAGGTCGAAGACCTGCTGCCGCTGAAAAAATCCGGCGAGACATGGGCCAACAACCTGATCAACGCCATCGACGCCCGCCGCACCGCCGACCTGTGGCGCGTGATTCACGGCCTCGGCATCCCGCAGGTCGGCGCGACGGCGGCCAAGACGCTGGCCCGCTCTTTCCGCTCGCTCGATGCGCTGGCCGCCGCGCCGCTGCCCGACCTCGTGCGGCTGGCGGATTTTGGCGAAATCACCGCGCAGGCCGTGCGCGCGTGGTTCGACGACGGGACGAACCGCGAACTCGTGGCCGACCTGCAACGCGCCGGCCTCGCGCCGACGCCGCCGGCGGAGAACGCGGCGGACAGCCCGGCGGCGGGCAAGACGTTCGTGCTCACCGGCACGCTCCCGACGCTGGGCCGCGAGCAGGCGACGGAGAAAATCGAGGCGGCCGGCGGCAAGGTGAGCGGCAGCGTGTCCAAGAAAACCCACTACGTCGTCGCCGGCGAGGAAGCCGGGTCGAAACTGGAAAAGGCCCGGAAACTCGGTGTGCCCGTGCTCGACGAGGAAGGGTTGCTGCGATTGCTGGCGGGGGAGTGA
- a CDS encoding teicoplanin resistance protein VanZ, producing MTRGDRSGFAQDNWQETCIVGDMSRSQNAPLWHWVYVVLLISTVIWASNHSRVAAPSISNFDKLAHFSVFGLMGTLVLRQLGQRRWWLALLLVSLFGASDEIHQHFTPGRSSDIRDWIADTSGAAVAIAAYCLIGPYRRLLEWKLWTWRRRKKTLAGAGQDPVAPAASAAGADSSDKSVQSA from the coding sequence ATGACACGCGGTGACCGGTCCGGTTTTGCGCAAGACAATTGGCAGGAGACGTGCATCGTCGGTGACATGTCACGTTCGCAAAACGCGCCGCTCTGGCACTGGGTTTACGTCGTCCTGCTGATCTCGACGGTCATCTGGGCCTCCAACCACAGCCGCGTGGCCGCGCCCTCGATCAGCAATTTCGACAAGCTCGCCCACTTCAGCGTCTTCGGCCTGATGGGCACGCTCGTGCTGCGCCAGCTCGGGCAGCGCCGCTGGTGGCTGGCGCTGCTGCTCGTGTCGCTTTTCGGCGCGAGCGACGAGATTCACCAGCATTTCACCCCGGGCCGCTCCTCCGACATCCGCGACTGGATCGCCGACACGTCGGGCGCCGCCGTCGCCATTGCCGCGTATTGCCTGATCGGCCCGTACCGCCGCCTGCTCGAATGGAAACTGTGGACGTGGCGGCGGCGAAAAAAGACCCTTGCCGGGGCCGGCCAGGATCCCGTCGCCCCGGCCGCGTCGGCTGCCGGCGCCGATTCATCGGACAAATCCGTCCAGTCGGCCTGA